A single genomic interval of Agarivorans aestuarii harbors:
- a CDS encoding Shedu immune nuclease family protein: MGIESEEYKPIKMRKPTVRKTQVNIRPQISAMQRQLLVHTSGSRCSLANCRRELAVGDNAFIGEVAQIESFAERGARYNPETPVESLVSQDNLILLCPTCHRLVDKQPEIYTANWLREAKLKHLKTLEAAIVPEQLFDFKLDEHTEVSLKEAVSIWEKNRHNASEEFWQHLLTKSPAVLSQVFPNSSFQFGSKSYVGGKTLGNKKGNIVDFIYASKHTDNVVMVEIKTPVKNLLGKKYRGNAYSISDELSGGIVQVLNYKEQLLKEYYKLKDDDSSFNAFSPKCVVLVGDLEREMNDPIKIKSLELFRGSLSGVQVITYDELFEKAKDVLALVS, translated from the coding sequence ATGGGAATCGAATCGGAAGAATATAAACCAATAAAAATGAGAAAACCCACTGTTAGAAAAACACAAGTTAACATACGACCACAAATTTCCGCGATGCAACGTCAACTTCTTGTACATACTAGTGGTTCTAGGTGTTCTTTAGCTAATTGCAGGCGAGAATTAGCAGTAGGTGACAATGCATTTATCGGTGAAGTTGCCCAAATCGAATCATTTGCGGAACGAGGGGCAAGATATAATCCTGAAACTCCAGTTGAGAGTTTGGTTTCACAAGATAATTTAATATTGTTATGCCCTACATGCCATCGCTTAGTAGATAAACAACCTGAGATTTATACAGCTAATTGGCTGAGAGAAGCCAAGCTAAAGCATCTAAAAACGCTAGAGGCAGCTATTGTCCCAGAGCAGTTGTTTGACTTCAAGTTAGATGAGCATACCGAGGTTTCTTTAAAAGAAGCTGTTAGCATCTGGGAGAAAAATAGACACAACGCATCAGAAGAGTTTTGGCAGCATCTGCTCACTAAATCTCCAGCAGTGTTAAGCCAAGTGTTTCCTAATAGCTCATTTCAATTTGGCTCTAAAAGTTACGTGGGCGGTAAGACCCTTGGTAATAAGAAGGGCAACATCGTCGATTTCATATATGCAAGCAAACATACCGACAATGTTGTTATGGTTGAGATCAAAACTCCAGTTAAGAATTTGCTTGGGAAGAAATATCGCGGCAACGCTTATTCTATAAGTGATGAGTTGAGCGGTGGTATTGTTCAAGTACTAAATTATAAAGAGCAGCTTCTTAAAGAGTATTACAAGCTAAAAGATGATGATAGTTCATTTAATGCTTTTAGTCCCAAATGCGTAGTTTTGGTTGGTGACTTAGAAAGAGAGATGAACGACCCCATAAAAATAAAGTCATTAGAGCTGTTCAGAGGTAGTTTATCAGGTGTTCAAGTCATCACATATGATGAGTTGTTTGAGAAAGCTAAAGATGTACTTGCACTTGTTTCTTAA
- a CDS encoding FRG domain-containing protein: protein MAIKEVSISSLSSYLTQIEKIQSRWHIFHSDVWYRGVASSKYELVPGIIWRDVKIGQTITNDFLMHYKAYESGGYNDSWELYSLMQHYGLPTRLLDWSKKPLIALYFALEEDTKTRPKSSNKRVVWMMIPGSLNKILTNHVDVDCTITRPDLDHYLPDSLASKSIKEKNLPKTPLAITVPLANQRVVSQEGVFTIHGEEGNSIDSYFSNDSSEFKDHIVKFVIKEEHRERIRKQLYSVGYKEDDVYQDLNSLSVRIIREWGI from the coding sequence ATGGCGATAAAAGAAGTATCAATAAGCAGCCTGTCGAGTTACTTGACGCAAATAGAAAAAATACAAAGTAGATGGCACATATTTCATTCAGATGTTTGGTATCGTGGGGTAGCGTCTAGCAAGTATGAGCTCGTTCCGGGGATTATTTGGCGAGATGTTAAAATAGGTCAAACTATTACTAATGACTTTCTAATGCATTATAAGGCCTATGAATCGGGGGGGTATAATGACTCTTGGGAGCTGTATTCATTAATGCAACACTATGGATTGCCAACAAGGCTTTTAGATTGGAGCAAGAAACCATTAATTGCTTTGTATTTCGCATTGGAGGAGGATACCAAAACTCGTCCCAAGAGTTCTAATAAGAGGGTGGTTTGGATGATGATTCCAGGGTCTCTAAATAAGATTCTGACAAATCACGTTGATGTAGACTGCACGATAACTCGGCCAGATTTAGATCACTACTTGCCTGACTCCCTTGCTAGCAAGTCAATTAAGGAGAAAAACCTCCCGAAAACCCCTTTAGCGATAACGGTTCCTTTAGCAAACCAGCGTGTAGTCTCACAAGAAGGTGTTTTTACTATCCATGGTGAAGAAGGCAACTCAATTGATTCTTACTTTTCAAATGATTCAAGTGAATTTAAGGATCACATTGTTAAGTTTGTTATTAAGGAGGAGCATAGAGAGCGCATAAGAAAACAGCTATATTCTGTAGGCTATAAGGAAGATGACGTATATCAAGATTTGAATTCACTTTCAGTAAGAATAATCCGTGAATGGGGTATATAA
- a CDS encoding efflux RND transporter permease subunit encodes MEKKFFNQVIARPWLTLMLLMLAVVAMSSGGRFLTFVGDYRIFFGEDNPQLQEFESMQKVFNKTDSVTFVISPNEGDVFNPQSLTLIKELTDDSWLIPNSTRVDSITNFQHTEAVEDDLWVEDLLLELDMLDAEKVSKIEQVSLSEQLLENRLISLDGRVAVVAATITISEDDMQAEVPKTSQFVRELQAKYQQAYPEHKILLSGMIMMNNSFIEQSQKDMSTLVPLMFLLILVMLAILLRSVLGMLATLVVIVVTIASTMGMAGWMGFALNTVTVNVPTMVMTLAVADCVHVIASMLYEMRQGKSKKEALAFSLKINNRAIFLTSATTAIGFLTLNFSDSPPFQALGTIVAVGVMLAYVYALTILPALLNILPIKQTPSISSRSNYDRLANFVIDSRKWLMPVTLVVIVGFLAMIPRNQLNDVATEYFSKQVDFRQSTDFMEENISGITTISYEIRSGESSGINQPHYMQKVADFSAWLRQQPEIDNVNSISDIMRRLNKNMHGDDPSYYLVPEERELSAQYLLMYEMSLPYGLDLNNQINVDKSATRLTITTKNMGSIGMIALEQRSLDWWQQNAPEYRVIAASPNLMFAHIGERNMPQALKGAFWALVLISVLIGISLRSLRLTFISLLPNLVPAGIGFGIWALIDGNINLGLSIVISVTLGIVVDDTVHFLTKYQYARKQGKSAEDAVRYAFVTVGKALAITTAVLVVGFSVLIGSTFTINSNMGLLTSIIIAVALIIDFLLLPLLLISFDRAKGAENAAALQQKTA; translated from the coding sequence AAATTTTTTAATCAAGTGATTGCCAGACCTTGGCTAACACTCATGTTATTAATGTTAGCCGTTGTAGCAATGAGCTCTGGCGGACGCTTTCTTACCTTTGTAGGCGATTACCGCATTTTCTTTGGTGAGGACAACCCTCAGCTGCAAGAATTCGAAAGCATGCAAAAGGTGTTTAATAAAACCGATTCGGTCACCTTTGTTATCTCCCCTAACGAAGGCGATGTATTCAACCCGCAATCTCTCACTCTCATTAAAGAGCTTACCGACGACTCTTGGCTTATTCCCAACTCTACTCGGGTCGACTCCATCACCAACTTTCAACATACCGAAGCCGTAGAAGATGACCTTTGGGTAGAAGACTTATTGCTAGAGCTAGATATGCTAGATGCAGAAAAAGTATCTAAAATTGAGCAAGTTAGCTTAAGTGAACAACTGCTAGAAAACCGCTTAATTAGCCTAGATGGGCGCGTAGCAGTAGTGGCTGCCACCATCACCATCTCCGAAGACGATATGCAGGCCGAGGTACCTAAAACCTCGCAATTTGTACGTGAGCTACAAGCCAAGTATCAGCAAGCCTACCCAGAACATAAAATTTTGCTCTCTGGCATGATTATGATGAACAACAGCTTCATCGAACAAAGCCAGAAAGACATGTCCACTTTAGTGCCGCTAATGTTCTTACTCATTTTGGTGATGCTAGCCATTTTACTGCGCTCGGTATTAGGCATGCTAGCTACCTTAGTGGTCATTGTAGTGACTATTGCCAGCACCATGGGCATGGCCGGTTGGATGGGTTTTGCACTAAATACCGTTACGGTAAATGTGCCCACCATGGTGATGACCTTAGCCGTGGCCGATTGTGTGCACGTTATCGCCTCTATGCTCTACGAGATGCGCCAAGGTAAATCTAAAAAAGAAGCTCTCGCCTTTAGTTTAAAAATAAACAACCGCGCTATTTTCCTTACTAGTGCCACCACTGCGATTGGTTTCTTAACCTTAAACTTCTCAGATTCACCGCCGTTTCAAGCCTTAGGCACCATTGTGGCAGTGGGTGTAATGTTGGCCTATGTGTATGCACTTACCATTTTGCCTGCCCTGCTTAACATTCTGCCCATTAAACAAACGCCAAGCATTAGCAGCCGTTCAAACTACGACCGCTTAGCAAACTTTGTGATTGATTCTCGCAAGTGGCTAATGCCGGTTACCCTAGTTGTGATTGTTGGCTTCTTAGCCATGATCCCACGCAACCAACTTAACGACGTGGCTACGGAGTACTTCAGCAAGCAGGTGGACTTTCGTCAATCCACAGACTTTATGGAGGAAAATATATCCGGGATTACCACCATTTCTTATGAAATAAGAAGCGGCGAAAGCAGCGGCATTAACCAGCCCCACTACATGCAAAAAGTGGCTGACTTTAGCGCTTGGTTACGCCAACAACCAGAGATCGACAACGTAAATAGCATCTCCGACATTATGCGTCGTTTAAACAAAAACATGCATGGTGACGACCCAAGCTATTACCTAGTGCCCGAAGAGCGCGAACTCTCTGCCCAGTATTTATTAATGTACGAAATGAGCTTGCCCTACGGCTTAGATTTAAATAACCAAATCAACGTAGATAAATCGGCAACGCGCTTAACCATTACCACCAAAAACATGGGCTCTATTGGCATGATAGCGCTAGAGCAACGTTCCTTAGATTGGTGGCAACAAAATGCGCCCGAGTACCGAGTAATCGCCGCCAGCCCTAACTTAATGTTTGCGCACATTGGCGAGCGCAATATGCCGCAAGCCCTCAAAGGTGCGTTTTGGGCACTGGTGCTTATCTCGGTGTTAATTGGTATTTCGCTGCGTTCACTGCGGCTCACCTTTATTAGCTTGCTACCTAACCTAGTACCAGCAGGCATTGGCTTTGGTATTTGGGCGCTAATTGATGGCAACATAAACCTTGGTTTGTCGATTGTTATTAGCGTTACCTTAGGCATTGTGGTCGACGACACTGTGCACTTCCTTACCAAGTATCAATATGCCCGCAAGCAAGGTAAATCAGCCGAAGACGCAGTGCGCTACGCCTTTGTAACCGTAGGCAAAGCACTGGCTATTACTACCGCGGTATTGGTGGTTGGCTTCTCAGTATTAATTGGTTCAACCTTTACTATTAACTCCAATATGGGGCTACTTACTTCTATTATTATTGCCGTAGCCTTAATCATCGATTTCTTACTACTACCATTACTCTTGATTAGTTTTGACCGTGCAAAGGGAGCAGAAAATGCAGCAGCACTTCAACAAAAAACCGCTTAG
- a CDS encoding outer membrane lipoprotein-sorting protein has protein sequence MQQHFNKKPLSMWLNRAAVICISLLFSQQALAETAEEKGLRIAQERKAFDLGWVDSKADTEMVLYNAQGDKSTRSIRIQSLEVEGDGDKALSVFDHPADVKGTAFLSFSHALEPDEQWLYLPALKRVKRIGSRNKSGPYMGSEFAFEDLSSFEVEKYTYTYLRDETIAGFDSYVVQNVPVDKYSGYTKQITWMDKEAYRVHKVEFYDRKGQLLKTLTMSDYQVYADKHWRPSKMLMVNHQTDKKTEMFWNNYQFKTGVKESDFNKNKLKRAR, from the coding sequence ATGCAGCAGCACTTCAACAAAAAACCGCTTAGTATGTGGCTTAATCGTGCCGCAGTTATCTGTATTAGCCTGTTGTTTAGCCAACAAGCATTAGCAGAAACCGCAGAAGAAAAAGGCTTACGCATCGCTCAAGAGCGCAAAGCCTTTGATTTAGGTTGGGTTGATTCGAAAGCCGACACAGAAATGGTGCTGTACAACGCGCAAGGCGATAAAAGCACCCGCTCTATTCGCATTCAATCTTTAGAAGTAGAAGGCGACGGCGACAAAGCCTTAAGTGTGTTTGACCACCCAGCCGATGTTAAAGGCACTGCCTTTTTAAGCTTTTCTCACGCCCTAGAGCCCGACGAGCAATGGTTATACCTACCTGCCTTAAAACGGGTAAAACGCATTGGCTCACGCAACAAATCGGGCCCTTACATGGGCAGTGAGTTTGCCTTTGAAGATCTAAGCTCATTTGAAGTAGAAAAATACACCTACACCTACTTACGCGACGAAACCATTGCCGGCTTCGACAGCTATGTGGTGCAAAACGTACCAGTAGATAAGTACTCAGGTTATACCAAGCAAATCACCTGGATGGACAAAGAAGCCTACCGCGTGCACAAAGTAGAGTTTTACGACCGCAAAGGGCAGCTACTAAAAACCCTCACCATGAGTGATTACCAAGTGTATGCCGACAAACATTGGCGTCCGTCTAAAATGTTGATGGTGAACCACCAAACCGATAAAAAAACCGAAATGTTCTGGAATAATTATCAGTTTAAAACCGGCGTAAAAGAATCAGACTTCAATAAAAACAAGCTTAAGCGAGCCCGCTAA